In Daphnia magna isolate NIES unplaced genomic scaffold, ASM2063170v1.1 Dm_contigs156, whole genome shotgun sequence, one DNA window encodes the following:
- the LOC116928705 gene encoding LOW QUALITY PROTEIN: kinesin-like protein KIF11 (The sequence of the model RefSeq protein was modified relative to this genomic sequence to represent the inferred CDS: inserted 1 base in 1 codon; substituted 1 base at 1 genomic stop codon): MSEIRRREMRNKNQNIQVLILYRPVSSKEKKTRSPIVVETPVGNDKEVHVVEKKFSTKSFAFDRVFGTNSEQVDVYKVVGAPLVDEVLAGYNCTVFAYVQTGTGKTFTMEGERHDDLATSWDNDPFSGIIPRTLSHLFDRLKIQEMECTVRVTFIEMYYEEIYDLLSGTNVATKLSLYDDTTKKGSVITQGMEEFTVHNKNGVXSILAKGSPKRQTATTLMNAHSSRSHSIFSITLHIKENADDGEELMKFGKLNLVDLVGSENIGRSGAVERRAREVGNINLSLLTLGHVITSLVERAPRIPYRESKLTRLLQDSLGGRTKTSIIATISPAAANLEETLSTLDYAHRAMNITNRPEVNQKLTQKALLKXTIAYLSESIHFLRLQRPLVKYLSDITDLGSFVDVSKRFQ; the protein is encoded by the exons ATGAGTGAAATTAGACGCAGAGAAATGCGAAACAAGAACCAAAATATCCAAGTTTT AATTTTGTATAGGCCTGTTagttcgaaagaaaaaaaaactcgttcgCCAATTGTGGTTGAGACCCCAGTAGGTAACGATAAGGAGGTCCACgtggtggaaaaaaaattttcaactaAATCATTTGCTTTTGATCGGGTGTTTGGGACCAATTCAGAACAAGTTGATGTCTACAAAGTCGTTGGAGCCCCACTGGTGGATGAAGTATTGGCAGGCTACAACTGCACTGTCTTTGCCTATGTACAGACAGGCACGGGTAAAACTTTCACCATGGAAGGTGAAAGACATGATGATTTGGCAACTTCTTGGGATaat GACCCATTTTCTGGAATTATTCCAAGAACTTTATCACATCTTTTTGATAGAttgaaaattcaagagatggAATGCACTGTCCGTGTTACATTTATTGAAATGTACTATGAGGAAATATACGATTTGCTCTCTGGAACTAATGTCGCAACGAAACTAAG CTTGTATGACGATACAACAAAGAAAGGTTCTGTCATTACTCAAGGAATGGAGGAATTTACCGTTCACAACAAGAATGGG GTGTGAAGCATTTTAGCAAAAGGCTCACCTAAGCGCCAGACAGCCACTACGTTAATGAATGCTCATTCCAGCCGTTCCCATTCCATATTTTCCATCACTCTGCACATCAAGGAGAACGCAGATGACGGCGAGGAGTTGATGAAGTTTGGCAAGCTGAACTTAGTCGACTTGGTGGGCAGTGAAAATATTGGTCGATCAGGAGCCGTCGAACGCCGAGCTCGCGAGGTCGGTAATATCAATCTATCGTTGCTGACCTTAGGTCATGTTATCACGTCGCTCGTCGAGCGTGCGCCTCGCATCCCATACAG AGAATCAAAACTGACACGTTTGTTGCAAGACTCTCTGGGCGGTCGGACTAAAACGTCTATCATCGCCACTATTTCGCCAGCGGCCGCAAACTTGGAGGAGACGCTATCAACCCTCGACTACGCTCATCGCGCCATGAACATCACAAACCGACCCGAGGTCAATCAGAAGCTTACGCAAAAGGCGCTACTCA AAACCATCGCATATTTGAGTGAATCCATTCATTTTCTCCGTCTTCAAAGACCTCTTGTAAAATATCTTTCCGATATAACCGACCTCGGGTCGTTTGTTGATGTCTCTAAACGATTTCAATag